A single window of Salvia splendens isolate huo1 chromosome 8, SspV2, whole genome shotgun sequence DNA harbors:
- the LOC121744175 gene encoding uncharacterized protein LOC121744175: MVNVPVRFKRVAAAFDEMSRDRSFESSGSEHSADLSDLVNSFFEREIREQRIIVGGDGDGGRDDAIEIDEDEDEDENEPGSNSQDSRIRDSLRKIFDLGDGRSISNAVEKALLEVVGDNDSSPEFKRRLMARLRSSGFDAGICKSKWEKSGSNPSGNYEYIDVNAGGSRYIVEVSLAEKFTIARPTAAYTSMLDEFPAIFVGKPEEMKQLVRQMSKAIRKSLKSVGLNVPPWRRLSYMQAKWFGSYKRTTNEISRAEAFKDLGGKRLVGFATATATDLSFCRKDFAAKHGVRVGNLAALLNNHELLL, encoded by the exons ATGGTGAACGTTCCGGTGAGGTTCAAAAGGGTTGCGGCCGCCTTCGACGAGATGTCGAGAGACAGGTCGTTCGAGAGCAGCGGCAGCGAGCATTCGGCCGATTTGTCCGATCTCGTCAACTCCTTCTTTGAGAGGGAGATTAGGGAGCAGAGAATAATAGTCGGTGGAGATGGCGATGGAGGCAGAGACGATGCGATTGAGatcgatgaagatgaagatgaagatgaaaatgaacCCGGGAGTAACTCGCAGGACTCCAGAATTCGTGATTCTTTGAGAAAAATATTTGATCTCGGCGACGGAAGAAGCATTTCAAATGCGGTGGAGAAGGCGTTGTTGGAAGTTGTTGGCGATAATGATTCGTCGCCGGAGTTCAAGCGGCGGCTAATGGCCCGCCTGCGGAGTAGTGGCTTTGATGCCG GCATTTGCAAATCCAAGTGGGAGAAGAGCGGAAGCAACCCGTCGGGGAATTACGAGTACATAGACGTCAACGCTGGTGGCAGCCGCTACATTGTCGAGGTTTCCTTGGCCGAGAAGTTCACAATCGCGCGCCCTACTGCGGCCTACACCTCCATGCTGGATGAATTTCCGGCGATCTTTGTGGGCAAGCCTGAGGAGATGAAGCAATTGGTGAGACAAATGTCGAAGGCGATTAGGAAGTCATTAAAGAGCGTGGGGCTGAACGTGCCGCCGTGGAGGCGCCTGAGCTACATGCAGGCAAAGTGGTTTGGCTCGTATAAACGAACCACTAATGAAATTTCAAGGGCGGAGGCGTTCAAGGATTTGGGTGGGAAAAGATTGGTTGGTTTTGCGACAGCGACGGCGACGGATTTGTCATTCTGCAGAAAGGATTTTGCAGCCAAACACGGCGTTAGAGTTGGGAATTTGGCTGCGCTTTTAAACAATCATGAACTGCTGCTCTAA